The following proteins are co-located in the Halorussus caseinilyticus genome:
- a CDS encoding ABC transporter substrate-binding protein yields the protein MGHANNPQGSEDSELRTGGRSSRRTVLRLAGVAGTGALAGCIGGSGLGGSQSIDTVTYGVLSPMTGPYGGLAEGQRNGAKLAVQHVNESDEFGFEMEAVYEDTQAKPATGRQKAQKVVDQDGAQYLMGAISSSTALALNSFVESEEIIYNPGAAALPITGEECNEYVFRAETNTAQIAEAVAPWTVNNLGTNVWFHVANYAYGNSVVREWRSRMKEANGEFTEVGVSKSQLGASNYGSYISQISNSDADVAVLGMTGGDLINFTKQAANQGLKGSVALVGPTMTFQVVRNALGPAAYGTYGGVRYVPKIETGDNQSFVSAYQDAYDETPDNFARVAYDSIRMTAQGIVEAGTSDPEEVKDALAGLQVRSLFGPNQFRECDHQATNPVWVGENVEPDSGTAASVTLRQKVEGQDAIPPCDSVNCDL from the coding sequence ATGGGCCACGCAAACAACCCTCAAGGTAGCGAGGACTCGGAACTGCGGACCGGCGGGCGCTCTTCGCGGCGGACCGTCCTCCGACTCGCGGGCGTCGCGGGCACGGGCGCGCTCGCGGGCTGTATCGGCGGCTCGGGACTCGGCGGGAGTCAGAGCATCGACACCGTGACGTACGGCGTTCTCAGCCCGATGACCGGACCCTACGGCGGACTCGCCGAGGGCCAGCGAAACGGCGCGAAACTCGCGGTCCAGCACGTCAACGAGAGCGACGAGTTCGGCTTCGAGATGGAGGCGGTCTACGAGGACACGCAGGCCAAACCCGCGACCGGACGCCAGAAGGCTCAGAAGGTCGTGGACCAAGACGGCGCGCAGTATCTGATGGGCGCGATTTCGAGTTCGACCGCGCTGGCGCTCAACTCGTTCGTGGAGAGCGAGGAGATTATCTACAACCCCGGCGCGGCCGCCCTCCCTATCACGGGCGAGGAGTGCAACGAGTACGTCTTCCGGGCCGAGACCAACACCGCCCAAATCGCCGAGGCGGTCGCGCCGTGGACGGTCAACAACCTCGGGACGAACGTCTGGTTCCACGTCGCCAACTACGCCTACGGCAACTCCGTCGTCCGCGAGTGGCGCTCCCGGATGAAGGAAGCCAACGGCGAGTTCACCGAAGTCGGCGTCTCGAAGTCCCAACTCGGTGCGAGCAACTACGGGTCGTACATCAGCCAAATCAGCAACTCCGACGCCGATGTCGCGGTACTTGGCATGACCGGCGGCGACCTCATCAACTTCACCAAACAGGCCGCGAATCAGGGTCTGAAAGGGTCGGTCGCGCTCGTGGGTCCGACGATGACGTTTCAGGTCGTCCGGAACGCCCTCGGTCCGGCGGCCTACGGCACCTACGGCGGCGTCCGGTACGTCCCGAAGATAGAGACCGGCGACAACCAGAGTTTCGTGTCGGCGTATCAGGACGCCTACGACGAGACGCCGGACAACTTCGCGCGGGTCGCCTATGACTCCATCCGGATGACCGCCCAAGGTATCGTGGAGGCCGGGACGAGCGACCCCGAGGAAGTCAAAGACGCGCTGGCGGGCCTACAGGTCCGGAGTCTCTTCGGGCCGAACCAGTTCCGGGAGTGTGACCATCAGGCCACGAACCCCGTCTGGGTCGGCGAGAACGTCGAACCCGACTCGGGGACCGCCGCGAGCGTGACGCTCCGCCAGAAAGTCGAGGGACAGGACGCCATCCCGCCCTGCGATAGCGTCAACTGCGACCTCTAA
- a CDS encoding ABC transporter permease: MVGLTGFAEQLLNGLTIGMVYVLIAAGLSVIFGVMDVINFAHGELFALGAYFAFAVVAPFGGMGFWLALVVAPLLVGVVGAVIERLTLRPLYDRNPLYHILLTFGLVLMVNDAITFFWGKQAKAFSPPPILDGPVTILGVNNSLYSYFIIAFGALLSLGTWWALNNTRFGLVVRAGSQDREMVRNLGIDIDRYYTLVFGAGAALAAVAGVVLGAYQNVSPGMGNAVIIPAFVIVVLGGLGSFRGAVVGGLGVGVVQTLARTYVPALEGLIVFVLMIGVLLVKPEGLFGNPEWQTTSESEGELLAGRGGGVLTDRQRFGLGAVAVALLAVVPLGVDVLYTEYVLTLLTDVLIWALFALSLDFVMGYAGLVSLGHALFYGTGAYAAVLVLLHLTPSAFVALAAAVAVCGVIAWAIGHLSIRVSGVYFSMITLAFAQLFYRAVFKFDWTGGSDGLFGADVVYGVAGFAMELDEIAETVPLVGEDGLFYYFLLATVVGSYLVARRMMRAPFGSVLQSIRESERRTEFVGYDVTAYKRRAFVVSGAMAGLAGGLFAVQNGFVAPSLLFWLNSGEVVVMTVLGGMGTLYGPMVGAGVYIGFEDLLSSYTDHWQFWLGLVFVLFVILLPRGLVSLPEKLAAMGGRAGSRGEDAEPLADREVNE, from the coding sequence ATGGTCGGTCTCACGGGGTTCGCCGAGCAACTGCTGAACGGCCTGACCATCGGGATGGTGTACGTCCTGATAGCCGCGGGTCTGTCGGTCATCTTCGGCGTGATGGACGTTATCAACTTCGCGCACGGCGAACTGTTCGCGCTCGGGGCGTACTTCGCGTTCGCCGTGGTCGCGCCCTTCGGCGGGATGGGGTTCTGGCTGGCGCTGGTGGTCGCACCACTGCTCGTCGGCGTCGTCGGCGCGGTCATCGAGCGACTGACTCTTCGACCGCTCTACGACCGCAACCCCCTCTACCACATCCTGCTGACGTTCGGACTCGTGTTGATGGTCAACGACGCCATCACCTTCTTCTGGGGCAAGCAGGCCAAGGCGTTCAGTCCGCCGCCGATTCTGGACGGCCCGGTGACGATTCTCGGCGTCAACAACTCGCTGTACAGTTACTTCATCATCGCGTTCGGCGCGCTCCTCTCGCTCGGGACATGGTGGGCGCTCAACAACACCAGATTCGGACTGGTCGTGCGCGCCGGGTCCCAAGACCGCGAGATGGTCCGGAACCTCGGCATCGACATCGACCGATACTACACGCTGGTCTTCGGCGCGGGCGCGGCGCTGGCCGCGGTCGCGGGCGTGGTTCTCGGCGCGTACCAGAACGTGAGTCCCGGCATGGGCAACGCGGTCATCATCCCGGCGTTCGTCATCGTCGTCCTCGGGGGTCTCGGAAGCTTCCGCGGGGCGGTCGTCGGCGGACTCGGGGTCGGCGTCGTCCAGACGCTCGCCCGGACCTACGTCCCCGCGCTGGAGGGTCTCATCGTCTTCGTGCTGATGATAGGCGTCCTGCTGGTCAAACCCGAAGGGCTGTTCGGCAACCCCGAGTGGCAGACGACCTCGGAGTCCGAAGGAGAGTTGCTCGCGGGTCGGGGCGGCGGCGTGTTGACCGACCGCCAGCGGTTCGGCTTGGGCGCGGTCGCGGTGGCTCTGCTGGCCGTCGTCCCCCTCGGCGTGGACGTTCTGTACACCGAGTACGTCCTGACGCTCCTGACCGACGTACTCATCTGGGCACTGTTCGCGCTCAGCCTCGACTTCGTGATGGGCTACGCCGGACTGGTCTCGCTCGGTCACGCCCTGTTCTACGGGACGGGTGCCTATGCCGCGGTGTTGGTCCTGTTGCACCTCACGCCGTCGGCGTTCGTCGCGCTGGCGGCCGCAGTCGCCGTCTGCGGCGTCATCGCGTGGGCAATCGGCCACCTCTCGATTCGGGTCTCGGGCGTCTACTTCTCGATGATTACGCTGGCGTTCGCCCAACTGTTCTACCGGGCCGTGTTCAAGTTCGACTGGACCGGCGGGAGCGACGGCCTGTTCGGTGCCGACGTGGTGTACGGCGTCGCCGGGTTCGCGATGGAGTTGGACGAAATCGCCGAGACGGTACCGCTGGTCGGCGAAGACGGCCTGTTCTACTACTTCCTGCTGGCGACCGTCGTCGGGTCCTACCTCGTCGCGCGCCGGATGATGCGGGCACCGTTCGGGAGCGTCCTCCAGTCCATCCGGGAGAGCGAGCGCCGGACCGAGTTCGTCGGCTACGACGTGACCGCCTACAAGCGCCGGGCGTTCGTCGTGTCGGGCGCGATGGCGGGACTCGCGGGCGGCCTGTTCGCGGTCCAGAACGGGTTCGTCGCGCCTTCCCTGCTGTTCTGGCTCAACTCGGGTGAGGTGGTCGTGATGACCGTCCTCGGTGGGATGGGGACCCTCTACGGCCCGATGGTCGGCGCGGGCGTCTACATCGGGTTCGAGGACCTGCTGTCGTCGTACACCGACCACTGGCAGTTCTGGCTCGGACTCGTGTTCGTGCTGTTCGTCATCCTGCTC